A segment of the Sphingomicrobium flavum genome:
ACATCCTGATCGACAGCGGGACGGAGGCGGGCGCGGACCTGGTGCTGCGCAACATCCGGCGCCTCGGCTTCGACCCGGCCGACATCAAGGTGCTGCTCCACAGCCACGAACATCATGACCATGTCGGCGGCATGGCCCGCCTCCAGCAGGTCACGGGCGCAGAGCTCTATGCCAGCGCCGATGCGGCCAAGGCGTTTGAAAGCGGCCTGCCCATTTCCTCCGATCCGCAGGCCGGCATGCACGAGCCCTTCCCCATCGCCCGCGTCGATCGCGTGATTGCCGGCGGCGACACCATCCGCGTCGGCAACCTTGCCCTCACCGCCATTGCCACCCCTGGCCATAGCCCGGGCGCCCTGAGCTGGCATTGGGGCAGCTGCGAGGGCGCCGAATGCAACCGCATCGTCTACGCCGACAGCCTCTCGCCCGTCAGCGCCGATGCCTACAAGTTCAGCGATCATCCCGAATATCTGACCGACTATCGCGCCAGCCTGACGCGGATCGAAGCAGTACCCTGCGACATCCTCATCACCCCCCACCCCTCGGCCAGCAACATGCTCGACCGCATGGCCGGCCGCTCCCCCTGGATCGACAGCGAAGCCTGCGAAAATTATGCCGAAGCGCTGCGCGAACGGTTGGAAGAGCGGGTCAAGAAGGAGCAAGGCGAATGACACCTACTCCCGTCATTCCCGCCCTCCCTTCCGTCATTCCCGCGAAGGCGGGAATCCCGCTTCTTCCCGCCAACGCCGCCCAATGAACAAAGGCGGCTGGGTCTATATGCTCGCGGATCGTTATCGCGGCACGATCTACACCGGCGTCACCGCCAACCTCCCTGCCCGCATCCATACCCACCGCACTAACCCGCAAGGCTTCGTCGCGCGTTATGGCCTCGACCGTCTCGTCATGGCCGAATGGCATGACGACATTAGCGACGCCATCGCGCGGGAAAAGGCGATCAAGAAATGGAAACGTTCCTGGAAGATCAGACTGATCGAGGAGCAAAACCCCGATTGGCTTGACCGCTTCGAGACGATCAACGCATGAAGCGGGATGCCCGCCTTCGCGGGCATGACGAAGGGTGGTTGAGGATATGAGCTGGCGCGTCACCGTCAATTGCACCAAGGCCGAGGCCGAGAAGATCAGCGTGGAGGGCGATGCCATCTTCACCGATCATGAATCGCCCCCCGTACTGGTCGCCGACGAGCCCGATCCGACCAAGCCCGACGAATGGCGCCTGCACGCATATTTCGACCATGAGCCAAGCTGGGAGGAGCTGAAACTGCTCGAGCGGCTCGCCAGGGATAGCGACCCGCAGCTCGAGCGCATGGACGATTCCACCGACTGGGTCAGCCTCAGCCAGTCGGGCCTCGAGCCCATTCGCGCCGGCCGCTTCTTCGTCCACACCCCGATGCACCACAGCCAGCGCCCCGACGAGACGGTGAATTTCGAGATCGACGCAGGCCTCGCCTTCGGCACCGGCCAGCACGCCACCACCAAGGGCTGCCTCGAAGCGCTGGACCGGCTCGAACAAGCCGGCCGCCACTATAGCAACGTCGCCGATATCGGCACCGGCACCGGCCTCCTCGCCTTCGCCGCGCTGAAGCTGTGGCCGGACGCCAAGGCCATCGCCACCGATATCGACCCCGTCGCCGTTGCGGTGAGCGAGGAAAATGCGCTGATCAACACTATCCCGATCGGGCATGGCGCAGGCGAACTGCTGCTCGCCACCGCCGATGGCATGCAGCACCCGATGCTCGAAGCCCGCGCCCCCTTCGACCTCCTCATCGCCAACATCCTCGCCGGGCCGCTAAAGGAACTCGCCCCCAGCTTCGCCGCCAGCCTAGCCGACAAGGCCACCGTCGTCCTCGCCGGACTCCTCGACACCCAGGCCGAAGACGTCATCGCGGCCTATGAGGCGCAGGGGCTTAGTGTGGCGGAAGCGGGGGAAGGAGAGTGGCGGGTGCTGGTGTTGGAAAGGGTTAGCCTAGGCCTAGCGTGATCTCTGAGCGCAAATCGCAGCGATAGAGCTGCACTACTCGATAATGACTCACGCTTCCTTTGCCGAACTGGACAAAGATGCAGCGCTCGCGATCAGCGTCCTCGAACCAGTAATTAGACACGAGTTCTGAGTTCTCCGATCTATCGAGAGTGAAATCGCGTTGATCTGTCGCCGCGAAGCGCAACGCATGATTTTCCATGCAGGTCTCGGTCGGTTTGGAACAGCGTTCGATCAATTCTCGCGCACCATCGGCGCTATTCGGAGCACCGCTGCACGCAGCGAGTAATGACACCGACGCGAGGAGCAAAACCCTCACCCCTTCGCCACCTCGGCAACGTGTTCACCCTCTACGCGCTCAAGCTTCTCCGGCCAGAATAGCCCGAGCAGCGCTGGTAAAAGAAAAACTATATCCGAGAGATGCACGGTGATGTCCTCGGTAATCACATACAGCGGATACCAGCGGAAATTCACAAACATGAGCAGGACAAGCGCCTGCCACAGTCCTGCATTGCCGAGCCGACGGAAGGTGACGACAATCAGCAAGATAGCAAAATAGATTGCCACCAGAATCGCTGCCCAGCCGCCTGTTGATAAGAAATCGCTGAGAATGGCCGCTCCATAGCATGCCACAAAATAAGCGAGCGCTCTCGGACGATACCAGCGACGATCATAATCTTGATATTGGTCCATTCGCCTTACCCCTTCGCCACCTCGACCGAGCATGCTTCAGCGCGCATCGCGATGAACAAGCCGCCCATCGCGTAACACAAACGTCGATTCATCGCCGCGCGCACGAATGTTCTGCATCGCCATCTTGCGACATTCATGCTCGCGATTGACGCGGATGGCGACGAGGCGGCGAACTTCGGGATCAGCTAAGATGAGATCATGCGCTTCAAAGATGCTAACACCGAACTTTTCCCGCGTGCGTTTCACCAGCTGGATCCAGTCGCTATTCTTAAAATCGAAGCGCGTCATCGTTACCCCCTCGCCACCTCGGCCAGCCATTCTTCTTCGCTCATCACCCGCACGCCCAATTCTTCGGCCTTTTTGAGCTTCGAGCCCGCGCCCGGTCCCGCGACCAGCAAATCCGTTTTGGCGGACACCGATCCCGCTGCCTTGGCGCCCATGCGTTCAGCTTGCGCCTTGGCTTCGTCGCGGCTTAGCGCTTCCAGCTTGCCGGTGAAGACGATGGTCTTGCCGCTCCACGCCGTCTCCTGGACGTCGCTGACATAATCGGCGGGCCGGGCGCGCTCGAGCAGCAGCGCCACTTCCTCGCGATTATGCGCTTCGTGGAAGAAGTCGATCAGCGCCTCGGCCACCACCGCGCCGATGCCATCGACCGCGGACAGCCGCGCCATCGCCTCCTCGCTGCGCGCCACGTCTTCCAGCGCCGCGACCGAGCCGAAGGCCTTCATCAGATCCTTGGCCGTCACCGCGCCGACATGGCGGATGCCCAGCCCGAACAAGAAGCGGCCAGGATCGAAGCCCTTGCGCGCCTCGATCGCGGCAAAGAGATTGTCGACCGACTTTTCCTTCCACCCCTCGCGCCCCAGCAATTCGCCGCGATGCGCCTTCAGTGTGAAAATGTCGGAGGGCTTTTCGATCCAGCCAAGCTCGAGAAATTCGGCAATGCTCTTCTCGCCCAGCCCATCGATATCCATCGCGCCGCGCGACACAAAATGTTTCAACCGCTCGAAGCGTTGTGCCGGGCAGATCAGCCCGCCCGTGCAGCGGATATCGACCTCGCCTTCCTCCGACACCGCTTCCGACTGGCATTCGGGGCATTCGGCCGGGCGCGGATAAGGCTCGCGCGCCGCGTCGAAATCCAGATTTTCCACCACCTGGGGGATGACATCGCCCGCCCGCTGGATCCGCACCCGGTCGCCCACGCGCAGCCGGTGCCGGTCAATTTCGTCAAAATTGTGCAGCGTCACGTTGGAGACGATCACACCCCCCACGCCAACCGGCTGCAACCGCCCGACCGGGGTCAGCTTACCCGTACGACCGACCTGGATGTCGATCGCTTCCAGCACCGTTTCGGCCTTTTCGGCCGGGAATTTGTGCGCCAGCGCCCAGCGCGGCGCCTTGGCCACCTTGCCGAGGCGCGCCTGCCAGTCGAGCCGGTCGACCTTGTAGACGACTCCGTCGATATCGTAGGGCAGTCCCGCCCGCGCAGCGCCGATTTCGGCATAGACGGTCAGCGCTTCGTCCACGCTGTCGCACCGCTTGAAATAGTCCGCGACCGGAAAACCCAGATGTTCAAGCCACCCCACCATGCCCGCCTGCGTCGGCTTCGGCTCGGCGCTGATCTCGCCCCAGCCATGGACGTAGAATTTCAACGGCCGTGATGCGGTGACACTGGCATCCTTCTGGCGGAAACTGCCCGCGGCGGCATTGCGCGGATTGGCGAAAATCTTGCCCCCCGCTTCCTCCTGCCGGGCATTCAAGGCGGCAAAATCCTCCTTGGACATATAGACTTCGCCGCGCACCTCCAGCACCTCGGGCGCGCCCTCGAGCACCTGCGGAATATCGGCGATGGTCCGCGCATTGGCGGTCACATCCTCGCCCACCGTGCCATCGCCGCGCGTCGCCGCCAGCACCAATTGGCCATGCTCATAGCGCAGCGAGCAGGACAGGCCGTCAATCTTCGGCTCTGCCGTCAGCGCCACCGGCACGTCATCGGCCAGGCTCAAAAAGCGCCGCACCCGCCCGACAAAATCGCGCACGTCCTCATCGGAAAAGCCGTTGTCGAGGCTGAGCATCGGCACCGCATGGGTGACTTTCGACAAAGGTGATGAGGGCACATGGCCGACCTTCCTGGACGGGCTATCCTCGCGCACCAGATGCGGAAAGGCCGCCTCGATGGCCTTATTCTCGTTGATCAGCGCATCATATTCGGCGTCCGAAATCTCCGGATCATCCTGGTCGTGATACAGCCGGTCATGCCGCGCGATCTCCCGCGCCAGCCGCATCAGCCGATTGGCAGCCTCGGCCTCGCTCATCCGCGCCGGATCGCTCACGCCGCCTCCATCAGCTTGGCCGCCTGGGCGCGGGCTTCATCGGTGATGTCGGTTCCGGACAGCATGCGCGCAATTTCCTCACGACGCTCTTCCTCGCTCAGCTTCACGACCGACGTGCGCGTCACCGTGCCGTCGGACGATTTGCTGATCCGGTAATGATGCGCCGCGCGCGCTGCGACCTGGGGGGAGTGGGTCACGACCAGCACCTGCGCCCCGCCCGCCAGCCGCGCCAGCCGCTCGCCGATCGCGCTCGCCACCGCGCCGCCCACGCCGCGATCGATTTCATCGAAGATGATAGTGCCCGCGCTGCCGACCTCCGCCAGCGCCACCTTCAAGGCCAGGATGAAGCGCGACAATTCGCCGCCCGAGGCGATCTTGCTCAAGCCGCCGAACGGCGCACCCGGATTGGTCGAGATGGTGAATTCCACCCGGTCGCGCCCATGCGGGCCCGGCTCGCCCTCGGCGACCTCGGTCCTGAACTGCGCGGCATCGAGCTTGAGCGGCACCAGTTCATCGGCCACCCTCTTATCGAGCTGCGCAGCGGCGTCGCGCCTTGATTTGGTGACCGCGAGCGCCGCCGCATCATAAGCCGCCTGCGCCTCGCCGATCGCCTTTTGCAGTGCCGCCAGCCGCTCCGCCCCGGTGGCTATGGCGTCGCGCTTC
Coding sequences within it:
- the bla gene encoding subclass B3 metallo-beta-lactamase; translated protein: MSAKFAAPLLALALGACAATIPIQKTPRQLEKPIAPIDEAGPLFASTCEDWDEWDKPAYPVRIHGNTFLVGTCGIASVLITGTNGHILIDSGTEAGADLVLRNIRRLGFDPADIKVLLHSHEHHDHVGGMARLQQVTGAELYASADAAKAFESGLPISSDPQAGMHEPFPIARVDRVIAGGDTIRVGNLALTAIATPGHSPGALSWHWGSCEGAECNRIVYADSLSPVSADAYKFSDHPEYLTDYRASLTRIEAVPCDILITPHPSASNMLDRMAGRSPWIDSEACENYAEALRERLEERVKKEQGE
- the ligA gene encoding NAD-dependent DNA ligase LigA; translated protein: MSDPARMSEAEAANRLMRLAREIARHDRLYHDQDDPEISDAEYDALINENKAIEAAFPHLVREDSPSRKVGHVPSSPLSKVTHAVPMLSLDNGFSDEDVRDFVGRVRRFLSLADDVPVALTAEPKIDGLSCSLRYEHGQLVLAATRGDGTVGEDVTANARTIADIPQVLEGAPEVLEVRGEVYMSKEDFAALNARQEEAGGKIFANPRNAAAGSFRQKDASVTASRPLKFYVHGWGEISAEPKPTQAGMVGWLEHLGFPVADYFKRCDSVDEALTVYAEIGAARAGLPYDIDGVVYKVDRLDWQARLGKVAKAPRWALAHKFPAEKAETVLEAIDIQVGRTGKLTPVGRLQPVGVGGVIVSNVTLHNFDEIDRHRLRVGDRVRIQRAGDVIPQVVENLDFDAAREPYPRPAECPECQSEAVSEEGEVDIRCTGGLICPAQRFERLKHFVSRGAMDIDGLGEKSIAEFLELGWIEKPSDIFTLKAHRGELLGREGWKEKSVDNLFAAIEARKGFDPGRFLFGLGIRHVGAVTAKDLMKAFGSVAALEDVARSEEAMARLSAVDGIGAVVAEALIDFFHEAHNREEVALLLERARPADYVSDVQETAWSGKTIVFTGKLEALSRDEAKAQAERMGAKAAGSVSAKTDLLVAGPGAGSKLKKAEELGVRVMSEEEWLAEVARG
- a CDS encoding 50S ribosomal protein L11 methyltransferase, producing MSWRVTVNCTKAEAEKISVEGDAIFTDHESPPVLVADEPDPTKPDEWRLHAYFDHEPSWEELKLLERLARDSDPQLERMDDSTDWVSLSQSGLEPIRAGRFFVHTPMHHSQRPDETVNFEIDAGLAFGTGQHATTKGCLEALDRLEQAGRHYSNVADIGTGTGLLAFAALKLWPDAKAIATDIDPVAVAVSEENALINTIPIGHGAGELLLATADGMQHPMLEARAPFDLLIANILAGPLKELAPSFAASLADKATVVLAGLLDTQAEDVIAAYEAQGLSVAEAGEGEWRVLVLERVSLGLA
- a CDS encoding GIY-YIG nuclease family protein, producing the protein MNKGGWVYMLADRYRGTIYTGVTANLPARIHTHRTNPQGFVARYGLDRLVMAEWHDDISDAIAREKAIKKWKRSWKIRLIEEQNPDWLDRFETINA